In Pectobacterium aroidearum, the following are encoded in one genomic region:
- the cytR gene encoding DNA-binding transcriptional regulator CytR, which translates to MKQKKGVTTATMKDVADEAGVSTATVSRTLMNPEKVSATTRRKVEQAVIAVGYSPHALNRNLKRNESRTILTIVPDICDPYFSEIFRGIEETAAEHGYLVLIGDCAHQHQKEKTFVDLIITKQIDGMLLLGSNLPFDAGQEEQRNLPPMVMANEFSPDLALPTVHIDNLTAAFEAVHYLYQAGHQRIACIAGPEHMHLSQYRLQGYIQALRRNGILIDNQYIFRGDFTYETGINGLIALMQHPQPPSAVFCHSDLMALGVLAQARKMGLDIPRDLSVIGFDDIEQAQYCWPPLTSVAQPRYQIGREAMLLLLEQLQGNTVQSGSRLLSSELVIRDSVAAPNFARNRL; encoded by the coding sequence TTGAAGCAGAAGAAAGGCGTCACCACGGCGACGATGAAAGACGTGGCGGATGAGGCGGGCGTTTCCACCGCCACCGTATCCAGAACGTTAATGAATCCGGAGAAAGTCTCTGCGACCACCCGCAGGAAGGTCGAGCAGGCCGTCATCGCCGTTGGCTATTCGCCCCACGCGCTCAACAGGAACCTCAAGCGTAACGAATCACGCACGATCCTGACGATCGTACCGGATATCTGCGATCCCTATTTTTCCGAAATCTTTCGCGGGATCGAGGAAACTGCAGCCGAACACGGCTATCTGGTGCTGATTGGCGACTGTGCTCACCAACATCAGAAAGAAAAAACCTTCGTTGATCTGATTATTACCAAACAGATCGACGGCATGTTGCTGCTGGGTTCCAATCTGCCGTTTGACGCAGGCCAGGAAGAGCAGCGTAATCTTCCGCCGATGGTGATGGCGAATGAGTTCTCACCGGATCTGGCGCTGCCAACCGTGCATATCGATAACCTGACCGCCGCCTTTGAAGCCGTACATTATCTTTATCAGGCAGGCCATCAGCGCATCGCCTGTATTGCTGGCCCGGAGCATATGCACCTGAGTCAATATCGCCTACAGGGCTATATTCAGGCCCTGCGACGCAACGGGATTCTTATCGATAACCAATATATCTTTCGCGGTGATTTCACCTACGAAACCGGAATAAATGGCCTGATTGCGCTGATGCAGCACCCACAGCCGCCCAGCGCGGTCTTCTGTCATAGCGACCTCATGGCGCTGGGCGTACTGGCGCAGGCAAGAAAGATGGGGCTGGATATCCCACGTGACCTCTCCGTCATCGGTTTCGACGATATCGAACAGGCGCAGTACTGCTGGCCCCCCCTGACTTCTGTCGCCCAGCCTCGTTATCAGATCGGACGCGAGGCAATGCTGCTACTCTTAGAGCAGTTGCAAGGTAACACGGTACAAAGCGGCTCTCGCCTGTTGTCCAGTGAACTGGTCATACGCGACAGCGTCGCTGCGCCGAATTTCGCTCGTAACAGGCTTTAA
- the ftsN gene encoding cell division protein FtsN has translation MAQRDYVSRGRSSGTRRKTTNSRKKGKASGASKTMIALAVAVLVTFAGGLYFIAHNKPDESPVLPHQNVGKGNGLPPKPEERWRYIKELENRQLGVTTPTEPSAGGEIRSPVQLTDEQRQLLEQMQSDMRRQPTQLSEVPYNDQTQVPRSQVTIKPPTQPMQQPPVVTTQPATRAPAVTQTTPVVPRQETPRQETPKQEAPKQQPVKQPEAPKAEKTQRWAIQCGSFKTMDPAESVRAQLAFAGIESRITSNGGWNRIMLGPYNNRAAADSMIQRLKSAGASNCIPLASGG, from the coding sequence GTGGCACAAAGAGACTACGTGAGCCGAGGACGTTCATCAGGGACGCGTCGGAAAACGACAAATAGCCGAAAAAAAGGCAAGGCTTCAGGTGCATCAAAAACGATGATCGCACTCGCTGTTGCCGTTTTGGTCACCTTCGCGGGCGGTCTGTACTTTATCGCCCATAACAAACCGGACGAGTCCCCCGTTCTGCCGCATCAAAACGTGGGCAAAGGTAATGGGCTGCCACCCAAGCCGGAAGAACGCTGGCGCTACATCAAAGAGTTGGAAAATCGTCAGTTGGGCGTCACAACGCCAACAGAGCCTTCTGCGGGTGGCGAAATTCGATCGCCGGTACAGTTGACGGATGAGCAGCGCCAATTGTTAGAACAGATGCAGTCTGATATGCGTCGTCAACCAACGCAGCTCTCCGAGGTGCCGTATAACGACCAGACGCAGGTTCCGCGTTCTCAGGTAACGATTAAGCCGCCGACACAACCGATGCAGCAGCCGCCTGTTGTGACAACGCAGCCCGCAACGCGTGCACCAGCGGTCACGCAAACGACGCCTGTTGTTCCAAGACAAGAAACGCCAAGACAAGAGACACCAAAACAGGAAGCGCCGAAGCAACAGCCGGTCAAGCAGCCTGAAGCGCCAAAAGCCGAGAAAACTCAACGCTGGGCAATTCAGTGTGGTTCCTTCAAAACCATGGACCCTGCCGAATCAGTGAGAGCGCAGCTGGCATTTGCCGGTATCGAAAGCCGCATCACCTCTAACGGCGGCTGGAACCGTATCATGCTGGGGCCTTACAACAACCGTGCTGCCGCGGATAGCATGATCCAACGCCTGAAAAGCGCGGGCGCATCAAACTGTATTCCTCTTGCCAGCGGGGGTTGA
- the hslU gene encoding HslU--HslV peptidase ATPase subunit: protein MSEMTPREIVSELDSYIIGQHKAKRAVSIALRNRWRRMQLDEALRHEVTPKNILMIGPTGVGKTEIARRLAKLANAPFIKVEATKFTEVGYVGKEVDSIIRDLTDSAIKMVRLQSIEKNRFRAEEMAEDRILDVLIPPAKNNWGQAESTPEPSAARQAFRKKLREGQLDDKEIEIDLAAAPVGVEIMAPPGMEEMTNQLQSMFQNLAGQKQKARKIKIKDAFKLLIEEEAAKLVNPEELKQQAIEAVEQHGIVFIDEIDKICKRGESSGPDVSREGVQRDLLPLVEGCTVSTKHGMVKTDHILFIASGAFQVASPSDLIPELQGRLPIRVELQALTTEDFERILTEPSASLTEQYKALMATEGVDISFTADGIRRIAEAAWQVNESTENIGARRLHTVMERLIEDVSYDASEMNGQSVTIDADYVRNHLDELVADEDLSRFIL, encoded by the coding sequence ATGTCTGAAATGACCCCGCGCGAGATAGTCAGCGAACTCGACAGCTATATCATCGGCCAGCATAAAGCGAAACGCGCCGTTTCCATCGCGCTGCGTAACCGCTGGCGCCGTATGCAGTTGGACGAAGCACTTCGTCATGAAGTGACGCCTAAAAATATTCTCATGATCGGCCCGACCGGCGTCGGTAAAACCGAAATTGCTCGCCGTCTGGCAAAGCTCGCCAATGCGCCGTTCATCAAAGTGGAAGCCACTAAATTCACCGAAGTTGGCTATGTAGGTAAAGAAGTTGACTCCATCATCCGCGATCTGACGGATTCCGCGATCAAAATGGTGCGCCTCCAGTCCATCGAAAAAAACCGCTTCCGTGCGGAAGAGATGGCAGAAGACCGCATTCTGGACGTGCTGATTCCACCAGCGAAAAACAACTGGGGTCAGGCAGAAAGCACACCAGAACCTTCCGCTGCGCGTCAGGCATTCCGCAAGAAACTGCGTGAAGGCCAGTTGGACGACAAAGAGATCGAGATCGATCTGGCTGCCGCCCCTGTTGGCGTCGAGATCATGGCACCGCCGGGCATGGAAGAGATGACCAACCAGCTCCAGTCCATGTTCCAGAACCTGGCAGGCCAGAAGCAAAAAGCCCGCAAGATCAAAATCAAAGACGCGTTCAAGCTGCTGATAGAAGAAGAAGCCGCCAAGCTGGTGAACCCAGAAGAGCTGAAGCAGCAGGCGATTGAAGCCGTTGAGCAGCACGGTATCGTGTTCATCGATGAGATCGACAAAATCTGTAAGCGTGGCGAAAGCTCCGGCCCGGATGTTTCCCGTGAAGGCGTTCAGCGCGACCTGCTGCCGCTGGTTGAAGGCTGCACCGTATCCACCAAGCACGGTATGGTCAAAACCGACCACATCCTATTTATCGCCTCCGGCGCATTCCAGGTTGCCAGCCCGTCCGATCTGATTCCAGAATTGCAGGGACGTCTGCCGATTCGCGTGGAATTGCAGGCGCTGACGACGGAAGATTTTGAGCGCATCCTGACAGAGCCGAGCGCTTCGCTGACCGAACAGTACAAAGCGCTGATGGCAACGGAAGGTGTGGATATTTCGTTCACCGCTGATGGTATCCGCCGCATTGCCGAAGCCGCCTGGCAGGTAAACGAAAGCACCGAGAATATCGGCGCGCGTCGTCTGCATACCGTGATGGAGCGTCTGATCGAAGACGTTTCTTATGACGCCAGCGAAATGAACGGTCAAAGCGTTACCATTGACGCAGATTACGTACGTAATCATCTGGATGAATTAGTAGCAGATGAAGATCTGAGTCGATTTATCTTATAA
- the hslV gene encoding ATP-dependent protease subunit HslV, with product MTTIVSVRRNGQVVIGGDGQATLGNTVMKGNVRKVRRLYHDRVIAGFAGGTADAFTLFELFERKLELHQGHLVKAAVELAKDWRTDRMLRKLEALLAVADENASLIITGNGDVVQPENDLIAIGSGGPYAQAAARALLENTELGARDIVEKSLGIAGDICIYTNQFHTIEELASKA from the coding sequence GTGACAACAATTGTAAGCGTACGCCGCAACGGCCAGGTGGTCATTGGCGGTGATGGACAAGCCACTCTGGGCAACACCGTGATGAAAGGCAACGTGCGTAAGGTACGTCGCCTCTACCATGACCGCGTCATTGCTGGTTTCGCAGGCGGCACGGCGGATGCCTTCACCCTTTTTGAGCTTTTTGAACGTAAACTGGAATTGCACCAGGGTCATCTGGTTAAAGCCGCTGTCGAACTGGCGAAAGACTGGCGTACCGACCGTATGCTACGCAAACTGGAAGCACTGCTGGCCGTCGCGGACGAAAATGCCTCACTGATCATTACCGGTAATGGTGATGTCGTGCAGCCTGAAAATGACCTGATTGCTATTGGTTCCGGCGGTCCTTATGCGCAGGCCGCCGCACGTGCGTTGCTGGAAAACACCGAGCTGGGTGCGCGTGATATCGTCGAGAAATCTCTGGGGATTGCTGGCGACATCTGTATCTATACCAACCAGTTCCACACGATAGAAGAATTAGCCTCCAAGGCGTAA